The Solibacillus daqui genome has a segment encoding these proteins:
- the deoC gene encoding deoxyribose-phosphate aldolase, with amino-acid sequence MTQNYAAMIDHTLLKAESTQKQVEQICAEAKQYGFASVCVNPTWVKFCSQQLAGTEVKVCTVIGFPLGANTSAVKAFETKDAIANGAGEIDMVINIGALKEGNFDLVRDDIKAVVDAANGTLVKVIIEACLLTNEEKVKACELSVEAGADFVKTSTGFSTGGATAEDIALMRKTVGPDLGVKASGGVRSLEDMQSMIENGATRIGASSGVAIMNGLKSDSNY; translated from the coding sequence ATGACTCAAAACTATGCAGCAATGATTGACCACACGTTATTAAAGGCAGAATCTACACAAAAGCAAGTAGAGCAAATTTGTGCAGAAGCAAAACAATACGGCTTTGCTTCAGTATGTGTCAATCCAACTTGGGTAAAATTTTGCTCACAGCAATTAGCTGGTACAGAGGTAAAAGTATGTACTGTAATTGGTTTTCCTTTAGGTGCTAATACTTCAGCTGTAAAGGCTTTTGAAACAAAGGATGCTATTGCTAACGGTGCTGGCGAAATTGATATGGTTATTAATATTGGTGCTTTAAAAGAGGGTAACTTTGATTTAGTTCGCGACGATATTAAAGCTGTAGTTGATGCAGCAAATGGTACACTTGTTAAAGTAATTATTGAAGCTTGCTTATTAACGAATGAAGAAAAAGTAAAAGCTTGTGAATTATCAGTTGAAGCAGGTGCTGATTTCGTAAAAACTTCTACTGGTTTCTCAACTGGTGGTGCAACAGCGGAAGATATTGCATTAATGCGTAAAACGGTAGGTCCAGACCTTGGTGTTAAAGCTTCTGGTGGCGTTCGTAGTTTAGAAGATATGCAATCAATGATAGAAAATGGCGCAACTCGTATTGGTGCTTCATCAGGTGTTGCAATCATGAATGGATTAAAGTCAGATTCGAACTATTAA
- the rpsU gene encoding 30S ribosomal protein S21 — protein MSKTVVRKNESLEDALRRFKRTVSKSGTIQEVRKREFYEKPSVKRKKKSEAARKRKW, from the coding sequence ATGTCAAAAACTGTCGTTCGCAAAAACGAATCGCTTGAAGATGCTCTTCGTCGCTTCAAACGTACTGTATCAAAATCAGGTACAATTCAAGAAGTTAGAAAGCGCGAATTCTACGAAAAACCTAGCGTAAAACGTAAAAAGAAATCAGAAGCTGCACGTAAACGTAAGTGGTAA
- a CDS encoding NfeD family protein, producing the protein MKRTKVVSWLFLMVMSLVLVFPSITAFAKGTVYEISVNDEIEMGLHEYLKRGFQEATNAGADMIILNMHTPGGSVNAAVEIGKLIDSTEIPVIAFVNTNAISAGAYIALHADQIYMMSTATMGSAAPIDTSGNTAGAKVESYWLKEMTAAAQSSDNNRDPKFAQAMVVDTIDLPELNQPAGKLLTLTAQEAEKVGYSEGTVSSFNDLLQKLNLADSEIVQVEQTFAEKLARLITNPIIVPILLSIGSIGLVVELYSPGFGIPGTMGLAALGMFFFGHMVAGFAGYESLILFAIGLILVVAELVVPGGIIGIIGGVLIIGSILFAGESFVHMAYSILIAMIIAGIGMVILMKFFGKKLHLFNRLVLKDATTTEEGYVSNTNRIELIGKQGKSITPLRPSGTVVLDGERLDVVTEGSYVDGGKTVEVVKVEGSRIVVREI; encoded by the coding sequence ATTAAACGAACAAAAGTAGTTAGTTGGCTTTTTCTAATGGTGATGTCACTTGTCTTAGTATTTCCATCGATAACTGCCTTTGCAAAAGGGACGGTTTATGAAATATCTGTTAATGATGAAATTGAAATGGGGCTACATGAATATTTAAAACGGGGCTTTCAAGAAGCAACAAATGCTGGTGCAGATATGATTATTCTAAATATGCATACACCAGGTGGTTCTGTAAATGCAGCTGTTGAAATTGGGAAGCTTATTGATTCGACGGAAATTCCTGTAATAGCGTTTGTCAATACGAATGCGATTTCAGCTGGCGCATATATTGCACTACATGCCGATCAAATTTATATGATGTCTACAGCGACAATGGGTTCTGCTGCGCCAATCGATACATCGGGTAATACAGCTGGAGCTAAGGTGGAAAGCTATTGGTTAAAAGAAATGACAGCTGCCGCACAAAGTTCGGACAACAACCGAGATCCAAAATTCGCTCAAGCAATGGTTGTGGATACAATCGATTTGCCAGAACTAAACCAGCCAGCCGGTAAATTGTTAACGTTAACGGCACAAGAGGCTGAAAAAGTTGGGTATTCAGAAGGAACCGTTTCCTCTTTTAACGACCTTCTACAGAAATTAAATTTGGCTGATAGTGAAATTGTTCAAGTCGAACAAACATTTGCTGAAAAATTAGCGCGTTTAATTACGAATCCGATTATTGTACCAATTTTACTTTCAATTGGGAGTATTGGTTTAGTTGTTGAATTGTATTCACCTGGCTTCGGTATTCCAGGTACGATGGGGCTAGCTGCACTTGGGATGTTTTTCTTTGGGCATATGGTTGCCGGATTTGCGGGCTATGAATCATTGATTTTATTTGCGATTGGTCTGATTTTAGTTGTCGCCGAGTTAGTTGTTCCAGGGGGTATTATTGGGATAATAGGTGGTGTATTAATCATCGGAAGTATACTTTTTGCAGGGGAAAGCTTTGTTCATATGGCCTATTCAATATTAATCGCAATGATAATTGCAGGTATAGGAATGGTGATACTTATGAAATTCTTCGGGAAAAAACTTCATCTGTTCAACCGCCTTGTATTAAAAGATGCGACGACAACAGAGGAAGGCTATGTATCCAATACAAACCGAATTGAATTAATCGGCAAGCAAGGAAAGTCTATTACACCATTACGTCCTTCTGGTACAGTGGTACTAGATGGTGAGCGTCTGGATGTCGTAACAGAAGGTAGCTATGTTGATGGTGGTAAAACAGTGGAAGTTGTAAAAGTGGAAGGCTCGCGCATTGTTGTGCGAGAAATTTAA
- the mtaB gene encoding tRNA (N(6)-L-threonylcarbamoyladenosine(37)-C(2))-methylthiotransferase MtaB, protein MSYEQVKTVSLHTLGCKVNHYETEAIWQLFKEQGYERVDFDHQSDVYVINTCTVTNTGDKKSRQVIRRAIRQNPDSVICVTGCYAQTSPAEIMAIPGVDIVVGTQDREKMLGYIDQYREERKPINAVRNIMKNRVYEELDVPAFTDRTRASLKIQEGCNNFCTFCIIPWARGLMRSRDPEEVIRQAQQLVDAGYLEIVLTGIHTGGYGQDFKDYNLAQLLRDMETQVKGLKRLRISSIEASQLTDEVIEVLQNSEIVVNHLHIPIQSGSDTVLKRMRRKYTMEFFAERLEKLKVALPDLAVTSDVIVGFPGETEEEFMETYNFIRDHKFSELHVFPYSQRTGTPAARMDDQIDEEVKNERVHRLIALNDQLAKEYASRFENEVVEVIPEERFKDGNNENLYVGYTTNYLKVVFEGNENMIGQLTKVKITKAGYPYNEGQFVRILEEQNH, encoded by the coding sequence ATGAGTTACGAGCAAGTAAAAACCGTATCTCTACATACATTAGGGTGTAAAGTAAACCACTATGAGACAGAAGCGATTTGGCAATTGTTCAAAGAGCAAGGGTATGAACGAGTTGATTTTGATCACCAATCGGATGTCTATGTCATTAATACATGTACAGTAACAAATACAGGGGATAAAAAATCTCGCCAAGTGATTCGTCGTGCAATTCGTCAAAATCCAGACTCGGTTATTTGTGTAACAGGCTGTTATGCACAAACATCACCGGCTGAAATTATGGCAATTCCAGGCGTTGATATCGTTGTTGGTACACAGGACCGTGAAAAAATGCTTGGTTATATTGACCAATACCGTGAAGAGCGTAAGCCAATTAATGCAGTTCGTAACATTATGAAAAATCGTGTATACGAAGAGTTAGACGTACCAGCGTTTACTGACCGCACACGTGCATCTTTAAAAATACAAGAAGGCTGTAACAACTTCTGTACGTTTTGTATTATTCCTTGGGCGCGTGGCTTAATGCGTTCTCGTGATCCTGAAGAAGTAATTCGCCAAGCGCAGCAATTAGTGGATGCAGGCTATTTAGAAATCGTCTTAACAGGAATCCATACAGGTGGTTACGGACAAGATTTCAAAGATTATAACCTAGCACAATTACTGCGTGATATGGAAACACAAGTGAAGGGATTAAAACGTTTACGTATTTCTTCTATTGAAGCATCTCAATTAACGGACGAAGTAATCGAAGTGTTACAAAACTCAGAAATCGTTGTAAATCACTTACACATTCCGATTCAATCGGGTTCGGATACTGTATTAAAACGTATGCGTCGTAAATACACGATGGAGTTTTTCGCGGAACGTTTAGAAAAACTTAAAGTTGCTTTACCCGATTTAGCTGTCACTTCTGATGTAATCGTAGGCTTCCCAGGTGAAACAGAAGAAGAATTTATGGAAACATATAACTTTATCCGTGATCACAAATTCTCTGAATTACACGTATTCCCATATTCGCAACGTACAGGTACTCCAGCAGCTCGCATGGATGACCAAATTGATGAAGAAGTGAAGAACGAACGTGTTCACCGTTTAATTGCTTTAAATGACCAATTAGCTAAAGAATATGCTTCTCGCTTTGAAAATGAAGTAGTAGAAGTAATCCCTGAAGAACGCTTTAAAGATGGGAACAATGAAAATTTATATGTAGGTTACACAACCAACTACTTAAAAGTTGTCTTCGAGGGTAATGAAAACATGATCGGTCAATTAACGAAAGTAAAAATTACAAAAGCAGGCTATCCATACAATGAAGGGCAGTTTGTGCGTATATTAGAAGAACAGAATCATTAA